One window of Rhodothermus sp. genomic DNA carries:
- a CDS encoding M14 family zinc carboxypeptidase — MNTYKLWSGFGIIGWWLARVLVAQSLQSPEAFLGYQLGTRFTPHHRVVDYFEYVARTSPRVQLVQYGETYEGRPLLLAIISSPENLARIEALRKDNLRRAGRLAGTPDPEGPVFVWLSYNVHGNEAVSTEAALLTLYALAHPDSQRTGVWLQQAVVLLDPCLNPDGRERYVQWYHRMLGSQPDPDPVAREHHEPWPGGRTNHYYFDLNRDWSWGTQQETQARLALYRQWMPQIHVDFHEQRVDEPYYFAPAARPIHPLITAWQRALQDTIGRNHARYFDADGRLYFTREVFDLFYPGYGDTWPTFNGAIGMTYEQGGGGRAGLAIRTTEGDTLTLAERIRNHYTTGLSTVETAVRHRRTLLDRFARYFAEAQTQPAGRYQAFLVRGDHHPDRLAALTALLDRQGIQYGTLTRVRIVRGVDYATGERQRIEVRPGDLVVSTYQPASVLAQVLFDPNPTLPDSLTYDITSWALPYAFGLEAYALTERLEPDHEGWQRPVPALPAEARPYAYLVRWGGLDAARFLAEVLQKGLRVRMTETPLTLNGQRFEPGTLILTRAGNERLGVRFDRIVREAARRWHQQLYTTSTGFVEEGPDLGSSRVRFLRRPRVYLLAGPPASAYAVGEIWHFFDQVLHYPITLVRRDELDELLLDEGDVLILPHGFYNAREVPLESLLEGVRRGARLIVMEGALGLLVGQQGVSLKRRQGEDTRERKADVKPRRYGEREREAISDRVPGAVYRVQLDPTHPIAFGLPRYFTLKRSTRAYELLENGWNVGWLAEGHPRSGFAGYRTADRLRETLVVGTQRLGRGTLIFFVDDPLFRGFWYAGQLLFANAVFFGE; from the coding sequence ATGAACACGTATAAGCTCTGGTCTGGCTTCGGGATAATAGGATGGTGGCTGGCCCGTGTGCTGGTCGCGCAATCGTTGCAGTCGCCCGAGGCATTTCTGGGGTACCAGCTGGGCACTCGCTTCACGCCGCATCACCGGGTGGTAGATTATTTCGAGTATGTGGCGCGCACCTCGCCGCGCGTGCAGCTGGTGCAGTATGGCGAGACCTACGAGGGACGTCCGCTGCTGCTGGCCATCATCTCGTCGCCGGAGAACCTGGCGCGTATCGAGGCGCTCCGTAAGGACAATCTCCGGCGGGCCGGCAGGTTGGCCGGCACGCCCGATCCGGAGGGACCGGTGTTTGTCTGGCTCAGCTATAATGTGCACGGTAACGAGGCAGTCAGCACAGAGGCCGCCCTGTTAACGCTCTATGCGCTGGCGCATCCCGACAGCCAGCGCACCGGCGTCTGGTTGCAACAGGCGGTTGTTTTGCTGGATCCCTGTTTGAATCCGGACGGTCGCGAGCGCTATGTGCAGTGGTACCATCGAATGCTGGGCAGCCAACCCGATCCGGATCCAGTTGCCCGGGAACACCATGAGCCCTGGCCCGGCGGCCGCACCAACCATTACTACTTCGACCTGAACCGCGACTGGTCCTGGGGCACGCAGCAGGAAACGCAGGCACGGCTGGCCCTCTATCGTCAGTGGATGCCGCAGATCCACGTGGACTTCCATGAACAGCGCGTGGACGAGCCGTACTATTTTGCCCCGGCCGCTCGGCCTATTCATCCACTGATCACGGCCTGGCAGCGAGCCCTTCAGGACACGATTGGTCGCAACCATGCCCGTTACTTTGATGCAGACGGCCGGCTTTACTTCACGCGCGAAGTGTTCGACCTTTTCTACCCGGGCTACGGCGATACCTGGCCCACCTTTAACGGAGCGATCGGGATGACCTATGAACAGGGCGGCGGTGGACGTGCTGGTCTGGCCATTCGCACCACCGAAGGCGATACGCTTACCCTGGCCGAGCGCATCCGTAATCACTACACAACCGGTCTGTCCACCGTTGAGACGGCTGTCCGGCACCGACGCACGCTGCTGGATCGGTTCGCCCGGTACTTCGCCGAAGCTCAGACCCAACCGGCCGGGCGCTACCAGGCTTTTCTGGTACGCGGGGACCATCATCCCGACCGACTGGCGGCGCTTACAGCACTGCTTGATCGTCAGGGGATTCAATACGGCACGCTCACACGGGTCCGGATTGTCAGAGGGGTGGACTATGCAACGGGCGAGCGCCAGCGCATCGAAGTTCGCCCAGGTGATCTGGTGGTGAGCACCTACCAGCCGGCCAGCGTACTGGCACAGGTGCTGTTCGATCCGAATCCCACGCTGCCCGATTCGCTCACCTACGACATTACGAGCTGGGCCCTGCCTTACGCTTTCGGACTGGAGGCCTATGCGCTGACCGAGCGTCTGGAGCCGGACCATGAAGGCTGGCAACGTCCCGTGCCAGCGCTCCCCGCGGAGGCCCGTCCGTACGCCTACCTGGTACGCTGGGGGGGGCTTGATGCCGCTCGCTTCCTTGCCGAGGTGCTGCAAAAGGGCCTTCGCGTGCGGATGACTGAAACACCGCTCACGTTAAACGGACAACGCTTTGAGCCCGGTACGCTGATCCTGACCCGTGCAGGCAACGAGCGTCTCGGTGTTCGTTTCGATCGTATCGTGCGCGAAGCGGCCCGCCGCTGGCACCAGCAGCTCTATACGACCAGCACGGGCTTTGTGGAGGAAGGCCCCGATCTTGGCTCGTCGCGTGTACGTTTCCTCCGGCGCCCACGCGTTTACCTGCTGGCGGGGCCACCTGCTTCCGCCTATGCCGTGGGCGAAATCTGGCATTTCTTCGATCAGGTACTGCACTATCCGATCACGCTGGTTCGGCGTGACGAACTGGACGAACTGCTGCTTGATGAAGGGGATGTGCTGATTTTGCCGCACGGATTTTACAACGCGCGGGAAGTCCCGCTCGAATCGCTACTGGAAGGCGTGCGGCGCGGTGCCCGATTGATCGTGATGGAGGGCGCATTAGGGCTGCTGGTGGGACAGCAAGGGGTGTCGCTTAAGCGGCGACAGGGAGAAGACACCAGGGAGCGAAAGGCCGACGTAAAGCCGCGTCGTTACGGGGAACGTGAGCGGGAGGCTATCAGTGATCGGGTGCCAGGCGCCGTCTATCGCGTTCAGCTTGATCCCACTCATCCGATCGCTTTCGGATTGCCGCGCTACTTTACGCTAAAGCGCAGCACGCGGGCCTACGAACTACTGGAAAACGGCTGGAACGTCGGCTGGCTTGCAGAGGGGCATCCTCGCAGCGGCTTTGCCGGGTACCGGACAGCAGATCGGCTGCGCGAAACGCTTGTGGTTGGTACACAGCGGCTGGGACGGGGTACGCTCATCTTTTTTGTGGACGATCCACTTTTCCGGGGCTTCTGGTATGCTGGCCAACTCCTTTTTGCGAATGCCGTGTTTTTCGGAGAATGA